The stretch of DNA GGTCCTAACCCTGTCTTAGATGGCTGCTGATCAAATCAAGCCTTTCGAGAGCTGGGGCACCTACAGCAATTATTCTGTCGAGACAGAATTTAGCTGTATTTTACTTTGTATGCACACAAGTCTTGGCAATCAGAAGAAGGGTGATTCTTAAATTGTAATTAATTATTTCTATGTTGCAGCAAAACTACTGTAAAACCCTCTTCGTTTAGAAGGTGTTTTTAGTCTCCATATTAAGGAAATGTAAATGCTTGTAGTTGTAGCCTTAACCAAAAGCTTTAATATGAGGAGCTGCTTTTTACGGTATCCCCTACATTTTTTGCATAGCATGTTATTTGACTGAATAGGAAGTTGAATTAAATTAGTTGGCGTTCCCTACAAAAATAATTCCGTTACTGCGAGTGCATTTCCAAATgtcacagcaaaataaaaaatctgttttcagaTGAATGTAGTCACTTTTTATATAATtatcaatttattatttatttgactAGATTTGTTAAAAACCCACCCCTCTAAAACCCTACTCACAGCAGTATAAGATTGCTGTTGGAAGCAAATAAGACTCTTGACCGATGATATCCACTTTCTTTCACTATGTGACATGATTAATCACAGAAGCGGTGTTTGGTCCTGCTGGTTTTTGAGCCATCACATGCGACCATCACATTAGTGCTTAAATCTTTCTAATATTAATTATTGCACAGCTATTCAGAACATTTCTTGGACTCTAGCTCTGTCTATTTGACCCAATTTGTCAACCAATCTTTGTTCCccccaagttttttttttacaagcagAGCTCTGTTGATTTCTGCTGAGAGCACACTTCAGATCCACAGTCATCTTTGTACTGTTTCCTTTAGGAAAGCCCTAGGTATGTCCTCCACCCACAGGCGAGGCCGGAGGCAAACCATGGCACTGTAAGATCAATGAGAAAGCTCTTCAGTCGCAAAGCCACCGATACAGAAAGGAGGGCACATAAGCATGACAAGCTCCTACACAACAGGCGGGTGCTATCTTTAGATGTATTTCTTggaatataacaaaaataaatctgctccccccctccccaatcccccccccccaaaggaTCAGGTCTCTAGATCAGTTCCGAGGCTGCGAATTGAATTCCTGGCAGATGTTTTGTATGATTTTGGGCACAAACTTGTAGAGGTTGTCGAACTCATCGACGAAGAAGGAGTGGTCTTTGTCGGGGTCGGTGGCGATGTACTGAAGCTCATCTTGCGCTGCCCAGGCGATGCCGACAGAGTACGCAATCACACCTGACCGAGCGAGACAGAGCTTATTAATCCAAAGCTTCACAGTCCAGTGGTGAAATTGGGAATATTTTTCTCTACTGACCTTTCTTTTTACTATTTTGCCTTACCTTATTCCCAACTAAACTATCACAATAGTTCTTAAAATgttctactactgtatatatcattgCACAGCTGTTTAAGTCAGTTATTTAAACTTCTGCCCGATTTAACTTGTTTAATAAGGGCAAGACAGAACCCGTTAATCAAAAGCTTCACACCCTGGTGGCAAACAAGGAACATGTCTTTCTCAGCTGACCTGCTCCTTATTGACTCAAGcttcttcatactgtatgtctgacaaTGACAGCCTTGTAATCATATAAAGTATGGGTAAAGTTTGCTCTCCATTTGTAGTCTGCCCCGACAGATAAGTAGTATTTAATAAGTAACTATTTAATAAAGCATCAAGACTATATTGGAGATGAAGTTATTTTACAAAGAGTAAGGTATATATGATGTGTCGGGTGAACATCAAGAGATCTAAAAATGAATGCAGTTTTCAATACTACTAAATACTCTCCTGTTATCTGTAGGTTTGTTGTAAGGCTGTCTCCCCGGCAGCACGCCCTCTCCCCTCCAGCTCCTCTTACCTGTGCGGTGAACCGCCAGCGCCGGCGCGCGGACGTCGTCGTAGGAACGCCCGTCGGTGATGACGATCATGATCTTGCGCTTGTTGGGCTTGGACTTGCTGAACAGCTGTTCCGCGGCGTAGGTGATGGCGGCGCCTGTGCTGGTGCCCCCGCTCCAGTAGTCGATGCGCTTGATGGCGTTGAGGAGCTCGGGCTTGCTGTCGTACTGGCCGAAGGCGAACTCCAGCCGCTGCTCGTAAGTGTACTGTACGGCGCCCACCCGCGTGTCCGTGTCCGAGATCTCGAACTCCTTGGTGATGTTGGCCACGAACTGCAGCACGGTACGGAAGTTGCTGGTGCCCACGCTGCTGGAGCCGTCGATGACGAAGGCGATGTCGTTGGCGTTCAGGCAGGTCTTGCTGCAGACCAGCCTGTCCGTGTCACAGACTCGCTTCACCAGGGGCTGCAGGGTCTTCCGCAGCCCGAACCAGCTGGGAATGCTGAGGGAGAAGAAGCCGCTCGTCCGACACACAGCCTGGGTGGAGGGGACAGAGAGGACGTTGTTGAGATGGCCGAGGCAGTTATTCGAAAAACCCGTAGGAACATCGTAAGCAACTGCTCTGTTggataaaatcttttttttattattttaactcaATGATTTTAATCCACATTCAGCATCAGAAGACTGTGAAAACAGTACGGCTCGGGGATTTAGGTGTAATCTGTTGACATTTCCATATCACCTTCTTTCTCACTGTGCAGTCTGGTCTAACCATACACAAATACAATGTGTGGATGTTAATCACGCCAGGCCCCACAAGAACTGTGGGGCAAGAAAACTTGCAATGCGCCCATTAATAAGAGCAACCCTCTAGATAACCGGGGCTCTCTTTTTCCAGCTGCACCTTGTCGACAAAGTTTGGCTCCACCACGTTTTGCTTCTCATTCTCGTCAGGTCCCTCGATGGTAACGAAAAAGATGTTGATTCCCGACTCCCTGGCCAGACGCGAGGCCTCCTCAACTTTGTCCGTGGGCCAGCCATCCACCAGCACCACAGCAACGTTAGGCGCCCCTCCGCGGTTCCCACTGGAGTCGCTGAAGAAGTGCTTGTTGATGTAGGTTAAGGCCTTGCCTGAGGAAACCCAGAGGAAGATTTAACAAGGTGCTGGGAAACCCACTCCCCTTCTTGGCAGCCTCTTCCAGGGATCTATCTTTAAACGGGTCCTCATCTAAAATGTTTCACCCAAATGAAATGGGGCTGTCCATGCACACCACCATTGAGTATCACTCACCCACATTGGAGAGCCCCCCCTTCTGGACTATCTTTTCTATTGCTGGCTTCACGTCTCTGGAACTGGAGTAAGTCTTGAGGCTAAATTCAGTCATTGGGTCATCCCtagagcaaaaaaaacaaaccccaaAATGTGTGTGCATAATTCTGGTTTCTGTTTATTAAAGAGTGTCAGGTTTATGAGTTTGGAAGATTTGGTTGTCTTTTGGCATGACTAAAGCCTATAAGTCAAGCACTTGAATTTTGCCATGGAAGTTATCAACACATCTTGATTCAGTCTGATGTTTCTGATGTTTTCTGACTCCCTTTTAATTCAGATTAAGAAATCTTTAATGAGTGTAAAGAAAACCTGTTTACTAAATTTTctaacttttcattttcaagggGAGTGTTAGTATAAAACCTACAGGAGCACACATCATTATTGGTTcacttaaaaacattaaatatttctctGTAAGCTCCAGTGCATGACAAAAGAatctccataaatatcaaatTCTTAGGCCTTGGAAGGAGATATAACTTAATGCTTTTCCACACAACTAGATTGCCACAGGCATGTTAATGTAGATATTTGCTTTGTCATCTGTTTTGTCACTTTTCAGTGTTATATCAAACGCAGTCATAGATCTACTGTATAGCAGGAAACAATCAGTGCAGTAAACCGACTTACTTGGAATTTAGGGTTTACTGTAAACAGAATAAAGCATGAACAGCTGAAGACATCCTAGAGACCTGAAGAGCTATGGAAAATctctttattttcagaaattgtTTAGGTATGGCTTCTCTTATGCTGAAGCCCAAAGAATTTGTGATCATGTATTCATTCCAAAATTCTGTCCAGGGCTCTTGAGCAGAGACTCCTTCGACAGACACTAAAACTACACCATAGGTCCAAATATTTTTACCCATATTGGATGATTCCCATCATAGGACCTGCAATTCCAATGTTGAGAACCTGAGACACTTCGGCCAGGAAATCCTTCTGGATTTTAAAACGACGCTTCCCTATGCTCCAGCTCCCATCCATTAGGAAAGCAATATCCACTTTGCAATCTGCAGGGACATGACAACACCGAAGAACAAGACGCAATCAAAAAAGCCACAAGAGGGTACCGAGAGTAGAGAGTGAAGACAGAAATACGTTTCAGAAATGAATTAGCTCAAGGTTGAGAGCTGATTGGCCGCAGACAATTGCTTAATACTAAAGCAAATGCATTCATTTCACATACTTGGATCTCCCTGAGAAACTGTTTCTGTCACTCTGGGGATCAGTTCCTGTTCTTGTGCACCAATGCCTGGGGGAAGATGATGACATTAGAGACAACACAGAAAAACTGTACATGATTCTGAACAATCTGTTTATTTTACCACTGTTTCATGGTGTCACAACACATGATATCTCAATAACACTGCTTTACATAACTGTACTTTTAAGGATATGTGAAgtctatacagtactgtatgtactgtatataatatactaTAAAGAGCAGGACAGTAAGTTTATTAAATTAGCTTATAGAGTAATTAGCGAAAATAGTGTTATGTTCTTGTAAGTAAATGAGTGCTTGACAACTCACGAAAAAAAAGATTGAAGCAAAATTTGTTGCAAGCTTTGGAGCTTCTTAACAGTTAGTTTCAGTTTGCAACCACTCCTTTTTCTTCACATTCCTCTTATTTTTAGACTCTAAACACACTGTTGATTGTGGTTTATGTGCCCAAAAAAACAGCCTAAATTGCTCACCTGGAAAAATAAAGACTGCTACGAAGTGGTTTCAAACACTTTAGGACTTTTGTGCATGCCAACTTTAATGCGTTATAGAAATCTTCTTGGATTAAGGAAATGTTCTATACAGTTGACTCTTTCCACACGTATAATGAAAGGGAGGCTTTGCAAAAATATATCTAGAGTGGTTTGCCTCTatgaaagtcttttattttattctttacaaGTCGGCATGCTCCTATATTCTTCGGGGCTCTTCGGCACTCAGTAGGAAAACACCCCGGTCAAAGCCAGTTCTTTTTGTTGCGGGAGTTAGGCTGTTACAGTATCAATCGACCCTACCTGTGTTGAAAGGGTTTACTTCAGGTTTCCAGGCATCAAAGGGCTCAACTGTTtcgaaaatattaaatatttgattTGTTACCAAATTTGTGACACGTTTGAAAAGTACATCCAGAAAAGGCCTCTGGGGGTCAAGTCCAAAACTTTGCACATCCTGCACAAATAACCGGATGCTGTACAGCAGAATAtgtgcagatatactgtacgtatatTTATGTTTGTCAAACATAAGTCATCTACAATATAAGTTTATATAATGAAGGTGATGAGGTCAGGCagatggtttattttttttagtccaGCAGCAAACAAGATATTACTCAGTTTACTGTAAATCCAGCAAAAACGTTATACCAGACAGTTTGTTTAGTACTGAAGAAATACATATGATGATAAGAAGAAAAGGCAAAGTTAAAGGTCACATTCAATGTTATCTCTGCATTTACTATCCAAAGAGCTTTactattaatcaaattccaTTATACTGAACTTGCCTGTATATAACGGAATTTGATTAACAGTAAAGCTCTTTGGATAAAGATAGAAGCCAGATGATTCAAATGAGATTAGTATGACtcaacagaatttaaaaaaaaaagtttattttgcctTTGTTATTCTTCAGTAGAGGAAGTTTTGTTACCTACCTGTACCTTGTGAGTGAGTTGTCTCTGGGATGATTTTACGATTTGTGTCTTGTTCTCCAAATCTGGTGCCTaagaatagttttaaaaaaaactaaatgttaCACTGACTCCTAAACATCCAAAATCTTGCTTTAATACTTAGAACCACAGGAaagtacaatacattttttaaaagaaaacgtttaaaaagcattttctagCACACATATTCTATTTTTTGTGACattataaacaaaaatgttttgtcatAAAACCAAGAACAACAGTAAAGCAAATCAGACAGAACACAGTCATACAAAATAATAGAATACTTTTCCCAATTTATCAAAAATCTGCAAGGCAATTAGAGGCGTTAAAGCAGCATTAGTCTTAATGATGCCATTACTATTGTTAAATGCAAGGTCAGTTATTATTAAATACACACTGTGTATTTTACGGTGTAGCATAAGAATACACAATTtatgaaatatgtatttttatatatttctgtgacaatgttactgtatttattacattatataaatattagAGTTATCAAGCTgaaatgttaaccactgtaaaaaaaaagtactaagATGTGCTTTATTACACCAAAAAAATCCTCACACTAAATTTGTCAGAGGAAACaaattatgtttaaatatatcAGATATTTAAGTTGCTGCAAATAATTGTACACAGTCCAGCATTACGcacttttttcatcagtcttctCTAATCCGTAAAATGCcgatttatatttacagtacttcctACAATTATAACCATTTCCGTTTCAACACAAacactgagaggcattaaaatacaacagattggtttcaaatactcatttgttgcatttgtaATGCTgctaatatattatatataaacacTGTATTTAACTAAATATATGACAGTACCATTTGTTAATCCTAATACCTGAAATAAGAAGAATATGCATGGAAAATCATGTGGATCAGGCTCTTGCAAGACGATCCCATTAACAGTCccaataaatacatttcagatttataacatttataacaaaaaacatttgctgaGGGGATTGTTCACAGGAGCTCCACAATATATTGAATTTAAGTTCTTTTttcaagtaataataattgcttgcatttGTATTTGCAATTTACATCCCAAAGAATAGCAGGGGGGTTTATTCACGGTATAGGGTACAGAAGGTGAAGGGCAGCACCTCCTGGTTTGATCTTCCCTTTCATTGAAAAAACATTCCTTCTTACCGTACTGTCCAAGAAACCAGCGATCAAATTCAGAGGTAGCAGGTCTGGGGCTCTGAGCTAAATAAAAACACCAGATCATTTCACTTGATTTTTCTTGTCTTGTCGCCCAAGTGAAGATGCCCTTGCAGATCCACATAGATCACTCATGGAGACTGAAGCCATGCAGTACCAGTAGGCCATGCAAAGGGTTAAGTCTGTCAAGTAATATTCCAACGAAAATGAATCGATTCCCAGTCTTTGTTGCATACAAAGCATGCACTCAGGCTGCAAAGTTTTGGGATTGAGTCTACCCAACTGACATGTCTTTTATGTGAATACAATACTCACTGAAAGACTGGATCGAACACTGCAGACCCACACTGCCTCCTTGACAAACATGACTTTTATCCCTTCATTATTGAGAAAGATACTTATTCCTGGTGGAGATCAACGCCTACCCTGGAAACCCTACACATGGACCGTTCTGGGATGCCAGTTAACTCAGAGGAAGTTGGAAGGAGACTGGGACACCCCGGGACaaccatgcagactccacacagaaagcacaccaagtcagaattgaacccaggacccaagaggcATGAGGCAACAGTGCCATCTGCCGCCATGGACTCGTTTACTAATTATTACTACCCAACAGGAGATAAATGTGCATGATGCGTACATCAGAATCACAGTCAGCACAGACCACAAAGCTATCAACTGTCTTTG from Lepisosteus oculatus isolate fLepOcu1 chromosome 17, fLepOcu1.hap2, whole genome shotgun sequence encodes:
- the vit gene encoding vitrin isoform X3 gives rise to the protein MSTSTLTTLCVALLLASGNGAKQNGQKNKKPKQIVPQIDCDVRAGKISIPEFIAKCPANCRETKHPVYGADIYASISSVCNAAIHSGVITNSGGKVIVRKVAGQSVYRGSFSNGVRSLSLPKWRESFIVSVGKPKKGVIYPSILEFLPSRSTSVKTEPKKSEQDTKNTKNSGSSSEKTSDQGHKEAKASTTAMTPTTTVTEPTTTPAPTTTTTTPRPATTSTQLPTTTPTQSSSPAPSSPAKPRVAPHKVREAGQVQNSQAKGPTQAFRGTSSYASRNSPRISPGFRRQDPISTYKRQSGAPANPAYNRVQLSATERNQQAVQSHPTFTRRDWHHSYQRPTWQNGYRRPTDISYAAPDSGYTWTESEGYDTPAQSPRPATSEFDRWFLGQYGTRFGEQDTNRKIIPETTHSQGTGIGAQEQELIPRVTETVSQGDPNCKVDIAFLMDGSWSIGKRRFKIQKDFLAEVSQVLNIGIAGPMMGIIQYGDDPMTEFSLKTYSSSRDVKPAIEKIVQKGGLSNVGKALTYINKHFFSDSSGNRGGAPNVAVVLVDGWPTDKVEEASRLARESGINIFFVTIEGPDENEKQNVVEPNFVDKAVCRTSGFFSLSIPSWFGLRKTLQPLVKRVCDTDRLVCSKTCLNANDIAFVIDGSSSVGTSNFRTVLQFVANITKEFEISDTDTRVGAVQYTYEQRLEFAFGQYDSKPELLNAIKRIDYWSGGTSTGAAITYAAEQLFSKSKPNKRKIMIVITDGRSYDDVRAPALAVHRTGVIAYSVGIAWAAQDELQYIATDPDKDHSFFVDEFDNLYKFVPKIIQNICQEFNSQPRN
- the vit gene encoding vitrin isoform X1, which codes for MSTSTLTTLCVALLLASGNGAKQNGQKNKKPKQIVPQIDCDVRAGKISIPEFIAKCPANCRETKHPVYGADIYASISSVCNAAIHSGVITNSGGKVIVRKVAGQSVYRGSFSNGVRSLSLPKWRESFIVSVGKPKKGVIYPSILEFLPSRSTSVKTEPKKSEQDTKNTKNSGSSSEKTSDQGHKEAKASTTAMTPTTTVTEPTTTPAPTTTTTTPRPATTSTQLPTTTPTQSSSPAPSSPAKPRVAPHKVREAGQVQNSQAKGPTQAFRGTSSYASRNSPRISPGFRRQDPISTYKRQSGAPANPAYNRVQLSATERNQQAVQSHPTFTRRDWHHSYQRPTWQNGYRRPTDISYAAPDSGYTWTESEGYDTPAQSPRPATSEFDRWFLGQYGTRFGEQDTNRKIIPETTHSQGTVEPFDAWKPEVNPFNTGIGAQEQELIPRVTETVSQGDPNCKVDIAFLMDGSWSIGKRRFKIQKDFLAEVSQVLNIGIAGPMMGIIQYGDDPMTEFSLKTYSSSRDVKPAIEKIVQKGGLSNVGKALTYINKHFFSDSSGNRGGAPNVAVVLVDGWPTDKVEEASRLARESGINIFFVTIEGPDENEKQNVVEPNFVDKAVCRTSGFFSLSIPSWFGLRKTLQPLVKRVCDTDRLVCSKTCLNANDIAFVIDGSSSVGTSNFRTVLQFVANITKEFEISDTDTRVGAVQYTYEQRLEFAFGQYDSKPELLNAIKRIDYWSGGTSTGAAITYAAEQLFSKSKPNKRKIMIVITDGRSYDDVRAPALAVHRTGVIAYSVGIAWAAQDELQYIATDPDKDHSFFVDEFDNLYKFVPKIIQNICQEFNSQPRN
- the vit gene encoding vitrin isoform X10, which translates into the protein MSTSTLTTLCVALLLASGNGAKQNGQKNKKPKQIVPQIDCDVRAGKISIPEFIAKCPANCRETKHPVYGADIYASISSVCNAAIHSGVITNSGGKVIVRKVAGQSVYRGSFSNGVRSLSLPKWRESFIVSVGKPKKGVIYPSILEFLPSRSTSVKTEPKKSEQDTKNTKNSGSSSEKTSDQGHKEAKASTTAMTPTTTVTEPTTTPAPTTTTTTPRPATTSTQLPTTTPTQSSSPAPSSPAKPRVAPHKVREAGQVQNSQAKGPTQAFRGTSSYASRNSPRISPGFRRQDPISTYKRQSGAPANPAYNRVQLSATERNQQAVQSHPSTRFGEQDTNRKIIPETTHSQGTVEPFDAWKPEVNPFNTGIGAQEQELIPRVTETVSQGDPNCKVDIAFLMDGSWSIGKRRFKIQKDFLAEVSQVLNIGIAGPMMGIIQYGDDPMTEFSLKTYSSSRDVKPAIEKIVQKGGLSNVGKALTYINKHFFSDSSGNRGGAPNVAVVLVDGWPTDKVEEASRLARESGINIFFVTIEGPDENEKQNVVEPNFVDKAVCRTSGFFSLSIPSWFGLRKTLQPLVKRVCDTDRLVCSKTCLNANDIAFVIDGSSSVGTSNFRTVLQFVANITKEFEISDTDTRVGAVQYTYEQRLEFAFGQYDSKPELLNAIKRIDYWSGGTSTGAAITYAAEQLFSKSKPNKRKIMIVITDGRSYDDVRAPALAVHRTGVIAYSVGIAWAAQDELQYIATDPDKDHSFFVDEFDNLYKFVPKIIQNICQEFNSQPRN
- the vit gene encoding vitrin isoform X9, producing MSTSTLTTLCVALLLASGNGAKQNGQKNKKPKQIVPQIDCDVRAGKISIPEFIAKCPANCRETKHPVYGADIYASISSVCNAAIHSGVITNSGGKVIVRKVAGQSVYRGSFSNGVRSLSLPKWRESFIVSVGKPKKGVIYPSILEFLPSRSTSVKTEPKKSEQDTKNTKNSGSSSEKTSDQGHKEAKASTTAMTPTTTVTEPTTTPAPTTTTTTPRPATTSTQLPTTTPTQSSSPAPSSPAKPRVAPHKVREAGQVQNSQAKGPTQAFRGTSSYASRNSPRISPGFRRQDPISTYKRQSGAPANPAYNRVQLSATERNQQAVQSHPNISYAAPDSGYTWTESEGYDTPGTRFGEQDTNRKIIPETTHSQGTVEPFDAWKPEVNPFNTGIGAQEQELIPRVTETVSQGDPNCKVDIAFLMDGSWSIGKRRFKIQKDFLAEVSQVLNIGIAGPMMGIIQYGDDPMTEFSLKTYSSSRDVKPAIEKIVQKGGLSNVGKALTYINKHFFSDSSGNRGGAPNVAVVLVDGWPTDKVEEASRLARESGINIFFVTIEGPDENEKQNVVEPNFVDKAVCRTSGFFSLSIPSWFGLRKTLQPLVKRVCDTDRLVCSKTCLNANDIAFVIDGSSSVGTSNFRTVLQFVANITKEFEISDTDTRVGAVQYTYEQRLEFAFGQYDSKPELLNAIKRIDYWSGGTSTGAAITYAAEQLFSKSKPNKRKIMIVITDGRSYDDVRAPALAVHRTGVIAYSVGIAWAAQDELQYIATDPDKDHSFFVDEFDNLYKFVPKIIQNICQEFNSQPRN
- the vit gene encoding vitrin isoform X8 — protein: MSTSTLTTLCVALLLASGNGAKQNGQKNKKPKQIVPQIDCDVRAGKISIPEFIAKCPANCRETKHPVYGADIYASISSVCNAAIHSGVITNSGGKVIVRKVAGQSVYRGSFSNGVRSLSLPKWRESFIVSVGKPKKGVIYPSILEFLPSRSTSVKTEPKKSEQDTKNTKNSGSSSEKTSDQGHKEAKASTTAMTPTTTVTEPTTTPAPTTTTTTPRPATTSTQLPTTTPTQSSSPAPSSPAKPRVAPHKVREAGQVQNSQAKGPTQAFRGTSSYASRNSPRISPGFRRQDPISTYKRQSGAPANPAYNRVQLSATERNQQAVQSHPTFTRRDWHHSYQRPTWQNGYRRPTDISYAAPDSGYTWTESEGYDTPGTRFGEQDTNRKIIPETTHSQGTGIGAQEQELIPRVTETVSQGDPNCKVDIAFLMDGSWSIGKRRFKIQKDFLAEVSQVLNIGIAGPMMGIIQYGDDPMTEFSLKTYSSSRDVKPAIEKIVQKGGLSNVGKALTYINKHFFSDSSGNRGGAPNVAVVLVDGWPTDKVEEASRLARESGINIFFVTIEGPDENEKQNVVEPNFVDKAVCRTSGFFSLSIPSWFGLRKTLQPLVKRVCDTDRLVCSKTCLNANDIAFVIDGSSSVGTSNFRTVLQFVANITKEFEISDTDTRVGAVQYTYEQRLEFAFGQYDSKPELLNAIKRIDYWSGGTSTGAAITYAAEQLFSKSKPNKRKIMIVITDGRSYDDVRAPALAVHRTGVIAYSVGIAWAAQDELQYIATDPDKDHSFFVDEFDNLYKFVPKIIQNICQEFNSQPRN
- the vit gene encoding vitrin isoform X4 produces the protein MSTSTLTTLCVALLLASGNGAKQNGQKNKKPKQIVPQIDCDVRAGKISIPEFIAKCPANCRETKHPVYGADIYASISSVCNAAIHSGVITNSGGKVIVRKVAGQSVYRGSFSNGVRSLSLPKWRESFIVSVGKPKKGVIYPSILEFLPSRSTSVKTEPKKSEQDTKNTKNSGSSSEKTSDQGHKEAKASTTAMTPTTTVTEPTTTPAPTTTTTTPRPATTSTQLPTTTPTQSSSPAPSSPAKPRVAPHKVREAGQVQNSQAKGPTQAFRGTSSYASRNSPRISPGFRRQDPISTYKRQSGAPANPAYNRVQLSATERNQQAVQSHPTFTRRDWHHSYQRPTWQNGYRRPTDISYAAPDSGYTWTESEGYDTPGTRFGEQDTNRKIIPETTHSQGTVEPFDAWKPEVNPFNTGIGAQEQELIPRVTETVSQGDPNCKVDIAFLMDGSWSIGKRRFKIQKDFLAEVSQVLNIGIAGPMMGIIQYGDDPMTEFSLKTYSSSRDVKPAIEKIVQKGGLSNVGKALTYINKHFFSDSSGNRGGAPNVAVVLVDGWPTDKVEEASRLARESGINIFFVTIEGPDENEKQNVVEPNFVDKAVCRTSGFFSLSIPSWFGLRKTLQPLVKRVCDTDRLVCSKTCLNANDIAFVIDGSSSVGTSNFRTVLQFVANITKEFEISDTDTRVGAVQYTYEQRLEFAFGQYDSKPELLNAIKRIDYWSGGTSTGAAITYAAEQLFSKSKPNKRKIMIVITDGRSYDDVRAPALAVHRTGVIAYSVGIAWAAQDELQYIATDPDKDHSFFVDEFDNLYKFVPKIIQNICQEFNSQPRN
- the vit gene encoding vitrin isoform X7, whose protein sequence is MSTSTLTTLCVALLLASGNGAKQNGQKNKKPKQIVPQIDCDVRAGKISIPEFIAKCPANCRETKHPVYGADIYASISSVCNAAIHSGVITNSGGKVIVRKVAGQSVYRGSFSNGVRSLSLPKWRESFIVSVGKPKKGVIYPSILEFLPSRSTSVKTEPKKSEQDTKNTKNSGSSSEKTSDQGHKEAKASTTAMTPTTTVTEPTTTPAPTTTTTTPRPATTSTQLPTTTPTQSSSPAPSSPAKPRVAPHKVREAGFRRQDPISTYKRQSGAPANPAYNRVQLSATERNQQAVQSHPTFTRRDWHHSYQRPTWQNGYRRPTDISYAAPDSGYTWTESEGYDTPAQSPRPATSEFDRWFLGQYGTRFGEQDTNRKIIPETTHSQGTVEPFDAWKPEVNPFNTGIGAQEQELIPRVTETVSQGDPNCKVDIAFLMDGSWSIGKRRFKIQKDFLAEVSQVLNIGIAGPMMGIIQYGDDPMTEFSLKTYSSSRDVKPAIEKIVQKGGLSNVGKALTYINKHFFSDSSGNRGGAPNVAVVLVDGWPTDKVEEASRLARESGINIFFVTIEGPDENEKQNVVEPNFVDKAVCRTSGFFSLSIPSWFGLRKTLQPLVKRVCDTDRLVCSKTCLNANDIAFVIDGSSSVGTSNFRTVLQFVANITKEFEISDTDTRVGAVQYTYEQRLEFAFGQYDSKPELLNAIKRIDYWSGGTSTGAAITYAAEQLFSKSKPNKRKIMIVITDGRSYDDVRAPALAVHRTGVIAYSVGIAWAAQDELQYIATDPDKDHSFFVDEFDNLYKFVPKIIQNICQEFNSQPRN
- the vit gene encoding vitrin isoform X11, translating into MSTSTLTTLCVALLLASGNGAKQNGQKNKKPKQIVPQIDCDVRAGKISIPEFIAKCPANCRETKHPVYGADIYASISSVCNAAIHSGVITNSGGKVIVRKVAGQSVYRGSFSNGVRSLSLPKWRESFIVSVGKPKKGVIYPSILEFLPSRSTSVKTEPKKSEQDTKNTKNSGSSSEKTSDQGHKEAKASTTAMTPTTTVTEPTTTPAPTTTTTTPRPATTSTQLPTTTPTQSSSPAPSSPAKPRVAPHKVREAGQVQNSQAKGPTQAFRGTSSYASRNSPRISPGFRRQDPISTYKRQSGAPANPAYNRVQLSATERNQQAVQSHPSTRFGEQDTNRKIIPETTHSQGTGIGAQEQELIPRVTETVSQGDPNCKVDIAFLMDGSWSIGKRRFKIQKDFLAEVSQVLNIGIAGPMMGIIQYGDDPMTEFSLKTYSSSRDVKPAIEKIVQKGGLSNVGKALTYINKHFFSDSSGNRGGAPNVAVVLVDGWPTDKVEEASRLARESGINIFFVTIEGPDENEKQNVVEPNFVDKAVCRTSGFFSLSIPSWFGLRKTLQPLVKRVCDTDRLVCSKTCLNANDIAFVIDGSSSVGTSNFRTVLQFVANITKEFEISDTDTRVGAVQYTYEQRLEFAFGQYDSKPELLNAIKRIDYWSGGTSTGAAITYAAEQLFSKSKPNKRKIMIVITDGRSYDDVRAPALAVHRTGVIAYSVGIAWAAQDELQYIATDPDKDHSFFVDEFDNLYKFVPKIIQNICQEFNSQPRN
- the vit gene encoding vitrin isoform X5, producing MSTSTLTTLCVALLLASGNGAKQNGQKNKKPKQIVPQIDCDVRAGKISIPEFIAKCPANCRETKHPVYGADIYASISSVCNAAIHSGVITNSGGKVIVRKVAGQSVYRGSFSNGVRSLSLPKWRESFIVSVGKPKKGVIYPSILEFLPSRSTSVKTEPKKSEQDTKNTKNSGSSSEKTSDQGHKEAKASTTAMTPTTTVTEPTTTPAPTTTTTTPRPATTSTQLPTTTPTQSSSPAPSSPAKPRVAPHKVREAGQVQNSQAKGPTQAFRGTSSYASRNSPRISPGFRRQDPISTYKRQSGAPANPAYNRVQLSATERNQQAVQSHPTFTRRDWHHSYQRPTWQNGYRRPTDISYAAPDSGYTWTESEGYDTPGTRFGEQDTNRKIIPETTHSQVEPFDAWKPEVNPFNTGIGAQEQELIPRVTETVSQGDPNCKVDIAFLMDGSWSIGKRRFKIQKDFLAEVSQVLNIGIAGPMMGIIQYGDDPMTEFSLKTYSSSRDVKPAIEKIVQKGGLSNVGKALTYINKHFFSDSSGNRGGAPNVAVVLVDGWPTDKVEEASRLARESGINIFFVTIEGPDENEKQNVVEPNFVDKAVCRTSGFFSLSIPSWFGLRKTLQPLVKRVCDTDRLVCSKTCLNANDIAFVIDGSSSVGTSNFRTVLQFVANITKEFEISDTDTRVGAVQYTYEQRLEFAFGQYDSKPELLNAIKRIDYWSGGTSTGAAITYAAEQLFSKSKPNKRKIMIVITDGRSYDDVRAPALAVHRTGVIAYSVGIAWAAQDELQYIATDPDKDHSFFVDEFDNLYKFVPKIIQNICQEFNSQPRN